The Danio rerio strain Tuebingen ecotype United States chromosome 1, GRCz12tu, whole genome shotgun sequence genome includes a region encoding these proteins:
- the qdprb.1 gene encoding dihydropteridine reductase (The RefSeq protein has 1 substitution compared to this genomic sequence) yields MAATDAQKVIVYGGKGALGSACVQYFKAKHWWVASIDLSANEEANANVTVKMTESFTEQANQVTADVGDLLGEEKVDAIFCVAGGWAGGSAKAKTLFKNADLMWKQSVWTSTICSHLATKHLREGGLLTLAGAKAALGPTAGCIGYGMAKASVHQLCQSLSAPNSGLPPGSAAVAILPVTLDTPMNRKFMPDADVSCWTPLEYITELFYKWTTGESRPPSGTLMQLVTADGKTEATPML; encoded by the exons ATGGCAGCTACAGATGCACAGAAAGTGATTGTTTACGGGGGAAAAGGAGCTCTGGGCTCGGCATGTGTGCAGTATTTCAAAGCTAAACACTGG TGGGTTGCCTCTATTGATCTCAGTGCCAATGAAGAAGCCAATGCCAATGTTACAGTTAAAATGACTGAGTCCTTCACTGAGCAAGCCAACCAG GTAACGGCAGATGTTGGTGATCTGTTAGGTGAAGAGAAGGTTGACGCTATCTTCTGCGTGGCTGGAGGTTGGGCAGGGGGCAGCGCTAAGGCCAAAA CTCTGTTTAAGAATGCTGATCTGATGTGGAAGCAGAGTGTATGGACCTCCACTATTTGTAGTCACCTAGCAACCAAACACCTGAGAGAGGGGGGGCTGCTCACACTGGCAGGGGCCAAAGCAGCATTGGGGCcaacagcag GATGCATTGGTTATGGAATGGCAAAGGCATCTGTACATCAGCTGTGTCAGAGTCTCAGTGCGCCAAACAGTGGTCTTCCTCTGGGATCTGCTGCTGTAGCAATCCTTCc AGTAACTTTGGATACACCCATGAATAGAAAGTTCATGCCAGATGCTGATGTCAGTTGCTGGACACCACTAGAGTACATAACAGA GCTGTTCTATAAGTGGACGACTGGAGAAAGCAGACCGCCTTCAGGTACTCTCATGCAGCTTGTTACTGCAGATGGAAAAACAGAAGCTACACCAATGCTGTGa
- the qdprb.1 gene encoding dihydropteridine reductase isoform X1: protein MWKQSVWTSTICSHLATKHLREGGLLTLAGAKAALGPTAGCIGYGMAKASVHQLCQSLSAPNSGLPLGSAAVAILPVTLDTPMNRKFMPDADVSCWTPLEYITELFYKWTTGESRPPSGTLMQLVTADGKTEATPML, encoded by the exons ATGTGGAAGCAGAGTGTATGGACCTCCACTATTTGTAGTCACCTAGCAACCAAACACCTGAGAGAGGGGGGGCTGCTCACACTGGCAGGGGCCAAAGCAGCATTGGGGCcaacagcag GATGCATTGGTTATGGAATGGCAAAGGCATCTGTACATCAGCTGTGTCAGAGTCTCAGTGCGCCAAACAGTGGTCTTCCTCTGGGATCTGCTGCTGTAGCAATCCTTCc AGTAACTTTGGATACACCCATGAATAGAAAGTTCATGCCAGATGCTGATGTCAGTTGCTGGACACCACTAGAGTACATAACAGA GCTGTTCTATAAGTGGACGACTGGAGAAAGCAGACCGCCTTCAGGTACTCTCATGCAGCTTGTTACTGCAGATGGAAAAACAGAAGCTACACCAATGCTGTGa
- the smim18 gene encoding small integral membrane protein 18: protein MNMSSSSALMQQIYPFHDGWNVACFIIILLFILTILSLATLAFLYELLDCGCFNKTKTVRDLRRQHDEVV from the coding sequence ATGAACATGTCCAGCAGTTCGGCTCTGATGCAGCAGATCTATCCCTTCCATGATGGCTGGAACGTGGCCTGCTTCATCATCATCCTGCTCTTCATCCTCACCATCCTCTCCCTCGCCACACTGGCGTTCCTCTATGAGCTGCTGGACTGTGGATGCTTCAACAAAACCAAAACCGTTCGTGACCTGCGCCGACAGCACGACGAGGTGGTTTAG